From Paenibacillus sp. V4I7, one genomic window encodes:
- a CDS encoding AraC family transcriptional regulator, whose amino-acid sequence MNARIVYFTDAFLEPYRGSHLDLLLSPFMQINRVIDFNNLEQNYIENLLFQMNNEYANPNRHGQALYFETLLVQLLLFASRKAAETAETAYLPMNKKIAEITEYCNTHYRKTLTMKEASAQFFISPFHFSRLFKRYTGFNFTEYILTLRIREAQRLLRETSSKVIDIAASVGYMNITHFNRKFKQVTKMSPLEYKKMIRTNVK is encoded by the coding sequence ATGAACGCGCGAATCGTTTACTTCACGGATGCATTTCTGGAACCGTATCGCGGATCCCATCTGGATCTGCTCCTATCGCCTTTTATGCAAATCAATCGCGTTATTGATTTTAACAACCTGGAACAAAATTATATCGAGAATCTTCTCTTTCAAATGAATAACGAATATGCCAACCCCAATCGTCATGGGCAGGCACTTTATTTCGAAACACTGCTCGTCCAATTACTGCTGTTCGCCTCCCGTAAGGCGGCGGAAACGGCGGAAACCGCCTATCTTCCGATGAACAAAAAAATTGCAGAAATCACCGAATATTGCAACACACATTATAGGAAAACACTTACGATGAAGGAGGCGTCTGCTCAATTCTTTATTAGTCCCTTTCATTTCAGCCGTCTCTTTAAGCGATATACAGGCTTCAACTTTACCGAATACATTCTCACACTCCGAATTCGAGAGGCACAAAGACTGCTGCGGGAAACCTCCAGCAAAGTAATCGATATTGCAGCATCCGTCGGCTACATGAACATCACTCATTTTAATCGCAAATTTAAGCAGGTAACCAAAATGTCACCTCTCGAATATAAGAAAATGATTAGAACGAATGTAAAATAA
- a CDS encoding glycoside hydrolase family 105 protein has translation MTKHLDWAVNTANTFMSEADAEGYHPELAKRWAYVPGMMLLAFGRLAEQTGDERYYEFMKRHMDLFVQPDGRIRTYAIEEYNLDQVNQGKVLFPLIRRTGEKWYEQAAHLLAVQLKGHPRTSEGGFWHKKIYPFQMWLDGLYMSSPFLAEYAKMFGREDLFDDVAKQLLLVEKHTRDPKTGLLHHGWDESREQAWCDSNTGQSFHFWSRAMGWYAMAIVDALEHFPVDHPKRGTVIGIFERMAEALAKVQDPDTGLWYQVLDMGHRESNYVEASGSGMFVYALAKGTRLGYLSGKFKAAALKGFQGMIDHLVETDSAGVHLHGICHGAGLGGTPYRDGSFKYYVEEKVVSDVMMGLAPFLLAGMESDKLVHVEPIHR, from the coding sequence ATGACGAAACATCTTGATTGGGCTGTAAATACAGCAAATACATTTATGTCTGAAGCTGATGCAGAGGGCTATCATCCTGAGCTGGCGAAACGGTGGGCCTACGTTCCCGGTATGATGCTTCTCGCATTTGGAAGGCTGGCGGAGCAAACCGGCGATGAACGCTATTATGAGTTTATGAAGCGTCACATGGACCTTTTCGTTCAGCCTGACGGTAGGATTCGGACTTATGCGATCGAAGAATATAATCTGGATCAAGTGAATCAAGGAAAGGTATTGTTCCCCTTAATACGGAGAACGGGTGAGAAGTGGTATGAGCAGGCCGCTCATTTGTTAGCTGTTCAACTGAAAGGACATCCAAGAACAAGTGAGGGCGGGTTCTGGCATAAGAAGATTTACCCATTCCAAATGTGGCTTGACGGGCTGTACATGTCCTCTCCGTTCCTTGCGGAGTATGCGAAGATGTTCGGACGGGAGGATCTCTTCGATGATGTAGCTAAGCAACTGCTGCTGGTAGAGAAGCACACGCGAGACCCCAAGACAGGACTGCTTCATCATGGCTGGGACGAAAGCAGAGAACAAGCGTGGTGTGATTCGAACACAGGACAATCCTTTCATTTCTGGAGCCGGGCGATGGGGTGGTACGCGATGGCGATCGTCGATGCACTGGAGCACTTTCCTGTGGATCATCCAAAACGGGGAACCGTTATCGGGATTTTTGAGCGCATGGCGGAAGCGCTGGCTAAGGTGCAGGACCCAGATACGGGCCTTTGGTATCAAGTGCTGGATATGGGGCACAGGGAAAGCAATTATGTAGAAGCCTCCGGTAGTGGCATGTTTGTTTACGCGCTGGCTAAGGGGACTAGACTTGGTTATTTATCTGGGAAATTCAAGGCCGCAGCATTAAAAGGGTTTCAAGGAATGATCGATCATCTTGTGGAAACCGATTCAGCCGGGGTACATCTGCATGGGATTTGTCATGGAGCCGGACTGGGGGGAACCCCTTACCGAGATGGCTCTTTCAAGTATTATGTGGAAGAGAAGGTAGTTAGCGATGTTATGATGGGATTGGCGCCATTCCTGTTGGCCGGCATGGAGTCAGATAAGCTGGTGCATGTGGAACCTATTCATAGATAG
- a CDS encoding GCN5 family acetyltransferase, whose protein sequence is MPTITKIAFDQEFQTILSELQSSYHAGELSKKESSELPNDVYLIEVENTMVGYAVVWEYTSAKQLIQKAEKDYFNDDEKYLEQDFYIDIKNKTDYVFIEALDILKEFERKGYAAFFMDWLKLKYPNKKMYVYSLEKSRNFWYKQGFEVVGNTVWMSYN, encoded by the coding sequence ATGCCTACGATTACGAAAATAGCTTTCGATCAAGAGTTCCAAACGATATTAAGTGAATTGCAATCCAGCTATCATGCAGGGGAATTGAGTAAGAAGGAAAGCTCGGAATTGCCTAATGATGTATATCTCATTGAAGTTGAAAATACGATGGTGGGGTATGCTGTGGTTTGGGAATACACGAGTGCGAAACAGTTAATTCAGAAAGCGGAGAAAGATTATTTTAACGATGATGAAAAATACTTAGAACAAGACTTCTATATTGATATCAAGAACAAAACAGATTATGTATTTATAGAAGCATTGGATATACTGAAAGAATTTGAACGGAAGGGTTATGCGGCTTTCTTCATGGATTGGCTTAAACTGAAATACCCTAATAAGAAAATGTATGTTTATTCATTAGAAAAATCACGTAATTTTTGGTATAAGCAGGGTTTTGAGGTTGTGGGTAATACCGTATGGATGTCGTATAATTAA
- a CDS encoding aldo/keto reductase: MKYSYLGKSGLKVSQLCLGTMNFGPETEEKEAFKIMDTALDAGINFFDTANVYGGVEKRGWTEEIIGRWFKQGGGRREKVILATKAYGDMNDPNDGPNAERGLSAYKIRRHLEASLKRLQTDHIELYQMHHIDRNVTWDELWGVFESAVNQGTVDYIGSSNFAGWHIACAQAEAKARHFLGLVSEQHMYNLLARLPELEVLPASEKLGLGVIPWSPLAGGLLGRNALAGTGARSARSAERIEKHRSQLEQFSALCKEIDEKEDVVALAWVLSHSAVTSPIIGPRTIEQLQDSLRVPEVTLSEDTLKKLDEIFPGPGKPAPEAYAW; the protein is encoded by the coding sequence ATGAAGTATTCGTATTTAGGGAAATCCGGATTGAAGGTCAGTCAGTTATGTTTAGGAACGATGAACTTTGGACCGGAAACCGAGGAAAAAGAAGCTTTTAAAATTATGGATACCGCACTAGACGCGGGAATCAATTTTTTCGATACAGCTAACGTCTACGGCGGAGTTGAAAAAAGAGGATGGACAGAAGAAATCATCGGACGCTGGTTCAAACAAGGCGGAGGTCGTAGAGAGAAAGTCATACTTGCGACGAAAGCCTATGGGGATATGAATGATCCCAATGATGGACCGAATGCTGAACGAGGATTATCTGCGTACAAAATCAGACGTCATCTGGAAGCATCGCTGAAAAGACTGCAGACGGACCATATAGAGCTTTATCAAATGCATCATATCGACCGCAATGTAACTTGGGATGAGCTGTGGGGAGTATTTGAATCCGCGGTAAACCAAGGAACTGTTGACTATATCGGGTCCAGCAACTTTGCAGGATGGCATATTGCCTGTGCCCAAGCTGAGGCCAAAGCACGTCATTTCCTAGGCTTAGTCTCTGAGCAGCACATGTACAATCTACTTGCCAGATTGCCGGAGCTGGAAGTGCTTCCCGCTTCAGAAAAACTCGGTCTTGGTGTCATTCCATGGAGTCCTCTTGCCGGAGGATTGCTAGGCCGCAACGCCTTGGCAGGTACAGGTGCCCGGAGTGCGCGTTCCGCTGAGCGGATCGAGAAGCATCGGAGCCAGTTGGAACAATTTTCAGCACTTTGCAAAGAAATCGATGAAAAAGAAGACGTTGTCGCCTTGGCCTGGGTACTATCGCATTCAGCCGTTACCTCGCCAATTATCGGACCGAGAACGATCGAGCAGCTACAAGATTCGTTACGTGTACCAGAAGTCACACTGAGTGAAGATACGCTGAAAAAGTTGGATGAGATTTTCCCAGGACCCGGAAAACCGGCTCCGGAAGCTTATGCTTGGTAG
- a CDS encoding thioredoxin family protein — translation MAFTFTLSLGDQAPDFSLPATDGEVYSLNDFSGAKALVIFFTCNHCPYVIGSNEITRGTANRFKEQGVQFVGINANSANTKPEDSFDHMVTHMEEHQFPWVYLRDDSQETALAYGALRTPHFYIFNENRKLVYTGRGVDSPRDASRVTVNDLENALAELTAGQEITVPLTNPIGCNVKWDGKDAHWMPAEACDLV, via the coding sequence ATGGCTTTTACCTTTACTTTATCGCTAGGGGATCAAGCGCCTGACTTCTCTTTACCGGCAACGGACGGGGAAGTATATTCGCTGAACGATTTTAGCGGCGCTAAAGCGCTTGTCATCTTTTTCACATGTAATCATTGCCCTTATGTCATTGGTTCAAATGAAATTACTCGGGGAACGGCCAATCGGTTCAAAGAGCAGGGTGTGCAATTCGTTGGCATTAACGCTAATAGTGCGAACACGAAGCCGGAGGATTCCTTTGACCACATGGTAACGCATATGGAAGAGCATCAATTTCCATGGGTATACCTCAGAGATGATTCCCAAGAAACTGCACTTGCTTATGGCGCTTTACGGACGCCTCATTTCTATATATTCAATGAAAATCGGAAACTGGTTTATACGGGACGCGGGGTGGACAGCCCCAGGGATGCCAGTAGAGTTACAGTGAACGATCTGGAAAATGCATTAGCCGAGCTTACGGCTGGCCAAGAGATTACGGTGCCGCTTACGAATCCAATAGGCTGTAACGTCAAGTGGGATGGCAAGGACGCGCACTGGATGCCTGCTGAGGCATGCGATTTGGTGTAG
- a CDS encoding VOC family protein — MGTNEKIGGGGFHHVALRANDFEATVKFYTEGLGFKEKHGWGEGDKRIVLLDSGDGNYMEVFAGGSGEPKPEGYYFHVAFRSNNVDAAVEAAVAAGAVVTVEPKDVVLGNNPPTPVRLAFVKGLNGEIIEFFHSTGEKQL, encoded by the coding sequence GTGGGTACCAATGAGAAAATAGGCGGCGGTGGCTTTCATCACGTTGCGCTAAGAGCGAACGACTTTGAAGCGACGGTCAAGTTTTACACGGAGGGATTAGGCTTCAAGGAAAAGCATGGCTGGGGCGAAGGCGATAAGCGAATTGTCCTACTGGATTCCGGCGATGGTAATTACATGGAGGTTTTTGCAGGTGGATCTGGTGAACCGAAACCGGAAGGCTACTATTTTCACGTTGCTTTTCGTAGCAACAATGTGGATGCAGCCGTTGAAGCGGCTGTTGCAGCTGGAGCAGTGGTGACGGTAGAACCTAAAGATGTTGTCTTAGGCAACAATCCGCCGACGCCAGTTAGGCTCGCATTTGTCAAAGGGTTGAACGGTGAAATTATCGAATTTTTCCATAGCACAGGAGAAAAACAGTTGTAA
- a CDS encoding leucine-rich repeat domain-containing protein, with protein sequence MTCPLAIVSTIDENPIKDLTNLKYLSKVENLDLSEMDIQDLSFLQNMVSLTKLELSQNRITDISPLNKLVSLKRLYLSGNEVSDLTPLSKMVGLTSVLLSDNKVTDLTPLQELPKLTTLSLNANPVKDFTLLGKINSLTFLTLSSNRLENIDFLSSLNKLEFLYLDYNNITDLNPLRNLKRLRSLSLSVNKIVDLQPIKEVSVLDDLNISFNQVKDISALAALTKLNTLILANNQITNINVLNNFPKLWEINLVNNPLETSSYSVIKARESRGAVIKYGNVITVKINGYVQSYYGDEQPMLENETVLVPMRRIFVALGADITWDGETQTITASKGSSKII encoded by the coding sequence TTGACATGTCCACTAGCAATAGTTTCTACGATTGACGAAAACCCGATTAAAGATTTAACGAATTTAAAATATTTAAGTAAAGTTGAAAATCTAGATCTTAGCGAAATGGATATTCAGGACTTAAGTTTCCTTCAAAATATGGTTAGTTTAACCAAATTAGAATTATCGCAAAATCGTATTACCGATATTTCACCGCTCAATAAGCTTGTGTCTCTAAAACGTTTATATCTATCCGGTAATGAGGTTTCAGATCTTACGCCACTTTCTAAAATGGTAGGATTAACGAGTGTGCTTCTTAGCGATAATAAAGTCACAGATCTTACGCCTCTTCAAGAATTACCTAAGTTAACTACCCTCTCTCTAAATGCTAATCCGGTTAAAGACTTTACTTTACTTGGGAAAATCAATTCATTAACGTTTTTAACGCTTAGTTCAAATCGTTTAGAAAATATAGATTTTCTTTCTAGTTTGAATAAGTTAGAATTTTTATATCTAGATTATAATAACATTACTGATTTGAACCCATTGAGGAATCTTAAAAGGCTTCGAAGTCTAAGTTTATCAGTAAATAAGATCGTAGATCTCCAACCAATAAAAGAAGTATCCGTGCTAGATGATCTGAATATTAGTTTCAATCAAGTGAAGGATATATCTGCTCTTGCTGCTCTTACTAAATTAAATACATTAATATTAGCCAATAATCAGATTACTAATATTAATGTTCTCAACAATTTTCCAAAGCTTTGGGAAATTAATCTCGTGAATAATCCATTGGAAACTAGTAGCTATAGTGTAATTAAGGCAAGGGAAAGCCGAGGAGCTGTCATTAAATATGGCAATGTTATAACGGTCAAAATTAATGGGTATGTTCAAAGCTATTACGGAGACGAGCAGCCAATGTTAGAGAATGAAACAGTCCTTGTCCCTATGCGTCGCATCTTTGTTGCTCTAGGTGCGGACATTACATGGGATGGTGAAACGCAGACGATTACTGCGAGTAAAGGGAGTAGTAAAATCATTTAA
- a CDS encoding DUF1850 domain-containing protein produces MMYLTPRVWERAPAPVFLRIWLWLIIFVTVVAVAIWLWASTIPALTIRQVADGEVVFQSRMEKNGRFSLTYIHSIHRTPIEERFFINEKRQMVLDSMIFESYGVGIPSSLEGNETFRMENGKMRIENIHRTLEMFELRIGQVIADHKLLLRDQVIPLSQLSMPGSAVRFEISSLNIWVYLKGVLHFGR; encoded by the coding sequence ATGATGTACTTAACACCAAGGGTGTGGGAGAGGGCTCCTGCACCTGTTTTTCTTCGAATATGGCTGTGGCTTATCATTTTCGTAACCGTTGTTGCTGTAGCCATATGGTTATGGGCCTCAACCATCCCGGCCTTAACGATCAGGCAGGTGGCAGACGGCGAAGTAGTCTTTCAATCACGGATGGAAAAGAATGGCCGATTCTCGCTTACGTATATTCATTCGATTCACCGTACGCCGATTGAGGAACGTTTTTTCATTAATGAGAAAAGGCAAATGGTTCTGGACTCAATGATATTTGAATCCTATGGGGTCGGAATTCCATCCTCTCTCGAAGGAAATGAAACCTTTCGAATGGAAAACGGAAAAATGCGGATTGAGAACATCCATCGGACCCTAGAAATGTTTGAGCTTCGAATAGGACAGGTGATTGCCGACCATAAACTGCTTCTGCGAGATCAAGTGATCCCTCTTTCACAACTCAGTATGCCGGGTTCGGCGGTACGGTTTGAAATCAGCAGTCTGAATATATGGGTTTATTTGAAAGGAGTGCTCCACTTTGGCCGATAG
- a CDS encoding TAXI family TRAP transporter solute-binding subunit: MIRRVSKGLVIAIVFIMALTACGGTPQDASAPKASEAQNAGEKPSSLVIATGGTAGTYYPLGGGIANLIKEKAKTNATAQVTGAAVENMRLISKKEVDLAITQGDIADYAALGTEMFKEGAVKNLQAIGALYQETIQVVVSEKSGIKSVSELKGKKVSVGAPGSGTEVNARQILEAYGLTFNDFSTERLSFGDSAKKIQDGGLDAAFVTAGAPTAAINELAATTGVQILTIEADKIKAITDKYKYYSQQVIPSKTYPKQDAEVKTVAVKAIMSIRAELDTQLVYDITKTIYENTQPLIAINAKAKEIQTDKALEGISIPLHPGAEKYLKEKGVIK; the protein is encoded by the coding sequence ATGATCAGACGTGTAAGCAAAGGATTAGTTATTGCCATTGTTTTTATCATGGCTTTAACCGCTTGCGGAGGTACGCCGCAGGATGCATCTGCGCCCAAAGCATCGGAAGCGCAGAATGCGGGAGAGAAACCATCCAGCCTGGTTATTGCGACTGGTGGCACGGCAGGCACCTATTATCCACTCGGCGGCGGTATCGCCAACCTGATTAAAGAAAAGGCAAAAACAAACGCCACTGCACAGGTTACTGGCGCAGCAGTTGAAAATATGCGCTTAATCAGCAAGAAAGAAGTCGATCTGGCGATTACGCAAGGTGACATCGCGGATTACGCGGCTCTGGGCACGGAAATGTTTAAAGAGGGCGCGGTCAAGAACCTACAGGCTATTGGCGCGCTTTACCAGGAAACCATTCAAGTCGTCGTATCGGAAAAAAGCGGAATTAAATCCGTTTCGGAGCTGAAAGGCAAAAAAGTTTCCGTAGGCGCACCTGGCAGCGGTACCGAAGTGAACGCCAGACAAATTCTTGAAGCTTATGGCCTTACCTTTAACGATTTCAGCACAGAGCGTCTGTCCTTCGGCGATTCGGCGAAGAAAATCCAGGACGGTGGCTTGGATGCGGCATTCGTAACGGCGGGAGCTCCAACGGCAGCGATTAACGAGCTGGCTGCAACTACCGGAGTACAGATTCTAACGATCGAAGCTGACAAAATTAAAGCCATTACGGATAAATACAAGTATTACAGTCAGCAAGTGATTCCTTCCAAAACCTACCCGAAACAGGACGCCGAAGTAAAAACGGTCGCGGTTAAAGCGATTATGTCTATTCGTGCTGAGCTAGATACGCAGCTCGTCTATGACATCACCAAGACGATATATGAAAATACGCAGCCGCTAATCGCCATCAATGCCAAGGCGAAAGAAATCCAAACCGACAAAGCACTGGAAGGTATCAGCATACCGTTGCATCCGGGGGCAGAGAAGTACCTCAAAGAAAAAGGCGTTATCAAATGA
- a CDS encoding DUF805 domain-containing protein, whose product MEWYLMVLKNYVGFQGRARRKEYWMFVLFSIIVSIILAILESILNASNVLTGLYSLAVLLPSLAVGVRRLHDTGRTGWWLLISLIPLIGSIILLIFMCQDSEVNDNQYGPNPKG is encoded by the coding sequence ATGGAATGGTATTTAATGGTGTTAAAAAATTACGTAGGTTTTCAAGGAAGAGCACGGCGTAAGGAATACTGGATGTTTGTTCTTTTCAGTATCATTGTTTCCATCATACTTGCCATATTGGAGTCAATCCTAAACGCATCTAACGTTTTAACAGGACTCTATTCTTTAGCTGTTCTATTACCGTCTTTAGCTGTTGGAGTTAGGAGACTCCACGATACCGGAAGAACCGGATGGTGGCTCTTAATTAGTCTGATTCCCCTTATTGGTTCCATTATTCTGCTTATATTTATGTGTCAAGATAGTGAAGTGAATGATAATCAATATGGACCCAATCCTAAAGGTTAG